A segment of the Desulfitobacterium dehalogenans ATCC 51507 genome:
GTGGTGTAGAATGCTTCAAAGATAGGCCATAATGTATTATAAGTCAACCCAGTCGCTTTCGTAAAATCAGCAAAAAAAACTTGAAGATTGGTTTTTCCCTCCAGAGGTTGTTTAATCATTACCTCAGTAGACTTGCTGACTTGTTTGGCAAATTTATCAGGGGAAATATATTGTTTAAATCGTGGAGCCAAAAGTCCTATGTAGTTTTTCATGAATTCTTCCTGATCCATTAAGGTCAGAGTTCCATCTAAATCAAAGAGAATGGCTTTTATCATAGTTCCTCCCAGAGCCCTGTTTATCGATTAGTTCTATTTTACCACAAAATCTGCATTTCTAGGAAATATTAACTTATTAATTTAAGGGAAGCACGCTATGAGAGCAGTGCTTCCCTCTTATCTCCAAAATTACTTTTTGTTTTGGCGTTTTTCTAAGAGCAACTCGGCGGTGTGCTTCACCTTAACTTTGAGGTCCGTTTGATCCAATCCGCCGTTAATCTGCATTAAGCATCCCGGGCAATCCACAGCGACAACATCCGCCCCGGTCGCTTCAATATTGCGAAGCTTTCTTTCCAGAATCGGTCCGGACATCTCCGGGAATTTAATGGAATAGGAGCCTGCAAATCCACAACAACGATCCGACTCATTCATCTCTGTCAGCTCAACGCCTTTGATATTGGAGAGGATATTCCGGGGTTCCTGAATGACACCCATTTTCCGTCTTAAGTGACAGGAGTCATGATAAGTCACCTTTAAAGGTACTCCGTCTCCCCCTTCCTCAAGGCCGCCTAAGACCGTCAGAAGCTTGGAGAAGTCCATGGATTTCTTACTAAGTTCTTCAGCACGTTTGAGCATTGCCGGATCGTCGGCAAGAAGTTCTTTGAAACTGTCAATCAAGGCATGAGTACAGGTGGGGCAAGCAGAAACCACATAATCCACCTTTTCCGCATCCATGGCCTCGATGTTCATAATCGCCGATTTGCGGGCATTTTGACGATCGCCCATGTAAGACGCGGGAGCCCCACAACAGGACTGGCCTTCAGGGAAGGTTACTTTATACCCTTTTTCATTGAGAACCTTTACGACCCCTTCACCAATTTTGGGATAGACAAAGTCCACAAGACAACCGCCAAAAAAGGCAATGGTGCCTTTAGGATTCTTAACATCTTGGTTCATCTTCTTGATAACATCTCTAAAAGGAACATCCACAATTGTTGGCAAGCTTCTCTTCTCAGTCAGTCCTGACAAGAAGAAGGGTAAATGACGAATGGTGGGCTGACCTTTAGAAAAGGGCAGCTGGGCTTTGGAAGCCACTCTCAATAAAGAATGGAAGAGGCGTCGGTTAGAGACCACATCCAGAATGAATTTCTGAGTCATGGGCAAGCCCTTTTTATCACCGACTCGATTCCGGATCTCCAGGATCATTCCCGGGATATCCAGTTTACCGGCACATACTTCAGTACACTTACCGCATTGAAGACAAAGGTTTTGCGGATTTTCGGCATCCTTTTCCGAGTTCAGGAACGCAGTGAGAATGGTGCCGATGCCCCCGGTATAAATATGGCCGTAGACATGCCCGCCCACCAGTTGGAAAGCAGGGCAAACATTTAAGCAGGCAGCGCAGCGGATACACTGGAAAACCTGCTTGAACTGCTCATCAGCATACATTTTCCGGCGTCCATTATCCATCAGAATAATATGAAATTCTTTATCCTCAAGGGAACCATCGGGATAATAAGTGGGATTAGGGCCTGTAATCATGGTTACGTAGCTGGTAATTTGCTGGGCTGTGCCATTCCGGGGCAGGGTCTGCAGGATATACCCCGCATCTTCAAATTTGGGGACAAATTTCTCTATCCCTACCAGAAAAACATGGACACGGGGCCAAGTAGATGTCAAGCGGGCATTTCCCTCATTGGTCATCATCATCAGGGTTCCTGTTTCGGCCACCGCGATATTAGCTCCCGATATTCCCATATCGGCCTCGACGAATTTCTTACGCATTTCCTGCCGGGCAGTCTTCACCAATTTGGTGATGACCGGATCACTGGTATAGCTCAGATTATTATTGAAGGTGTCTGCCACCTGCTCTTTGGTCATGTGGATAGCAGGCATAACCATGTGGGAAGGTCTCTGCCCTGCTAACTGGACGATCCATTCCCCCAAATCCGTCTCTTGAACATCAAAGCCTTCCTTGAGCAGAGCCGCATTGAGATGGATTTCTTCCGAAGCCATGGATTTGGATTTCACAATATTTTTGACCTTTTGCTGTTTGGCCAATTCAATAATATACTTTTTGGCATCCTCACCTGTTTCGGCATGAAACACCTTTGCTCCCCGGGAGGTGGCCGCCTTCTCAAACTGCTCAATCATCTCATCCAGATGATTGGCAGCATAGCCTTTGGCTTCTACGACTTTTTCACGGAGAGTATCAAAATCATACCCTTGATAAGCCTGCTCCCGGTTTTTGCCATAGACATCCCCGAAACGGCCTAAAGCTCCTCTAAGGATATCATTATCTAAGGCATTCTCGATCTCTTGTTTAAAACGCGCATCAGCCATTGCTTACACCCTCCCCTGTCTCTTCATCAATAAATATTGCGATCAATTGCTCAGGACCGTGAACGCCGATGGTCAGGACCCGTTCAATATCTGAAGTCCGGCTGGGACCTGTGATAAAACCAACAAATCCTGGAATTCTGGGCTCCTTATGAACTGTAGCTAAGGCAGTCATAATATCAGGCAACAAGGTAGAGGTCTGAACCAAGGCGATATGTATTGGAGTAAATGAGGAGCAAAGCCGTTCATTCACATCCTCTGCATATTGGACTAATGTCCCTAGTTCAGCAATAGCCCATTTCATCTCGGTTATCCCTGCACCGACAGTAGGAGTAACTTCCGGATAACGCTCTGTATATACAGTTATCCCTCGATCGGAAAGCTTCTCAGGCAGGCTCATTGCTTTAGCTATGGGGGAATTGACCATGGCTACGCTTTCAATTTCTTTTTCTTTCACTATCTGGGCAATTAATTCTTCAGCATCTTTGAGCGTTTTTGCACGATAACACTCGCCAGACACAGCTTGGAGCTTAGTCTGAAAACGCTCATATAAAAAATTCATGTCTCCCATCAGGCACACCCCTTCTTCTTTCTCTCTCTAAAAACTTGGGCCCACATTTACTAATATTATTTGGTCAGGCCACCATGCCAATATGTTACTGCAAAATACAGAAAATTTCAATGTCTTTTTAAAATTTATTATTTAAACCCGAATTAAATTTGTATATAGAAAAGCAGGAAGAGATGGTATGGACCCATCTCTTCCTGCTCAAAGGTTTTTAGATTATAGTGGTTTATGGGAAAATAAGAAATTTAATTTTTATTTATATTGGTTTGCTAATCTCTTTTTGAGATTTTCAGCTACTTCTTGAGGATCCATGGGACGTCTGGCAATACCGGAATCCATTGCCGCTTTAGCGACTGCCGCAGCTACTGCAGGAGCAACCTCAGGATTGAAGGTGCTGGGAATGATGTAGTCTGCACTAAGTTCTTCATCTTTTACGATGTCGGCAATGGCATAAGCAGCTGCAACTTTCATGGCATCATTAATATCGGTTGCCCGAACATCAATAGCTCCGCGGAACATTCCCGGGAAGGCCAGAACGTTGTTGATTTGATTGATGACATCAGAACGTCCGGTGGAAATTACTTTGGCGCCGGCTGCAAAGGCTCTCTCAATAGGCCAGATTTCCGGTATTGGATTAGCCTGGCAGAAGACGATGGGATCTTTAGCCATGGAACGAATCATATCTTCATTGAGGACATTAGCTGCAGAGATTCCGATAAAAGCATCTGCTCCTACTAAAGCACCGGCAAGATCTCCGCTGTATTTCTCTGGGTTGGTTGCTTTGGCAATCTCTTCTTTCCAACGGTTCATACCTTCAGCACGACCCTCGTAAATAGCACCTTTTGTATCGCACATGATAACATTTTTCAGGCCCATGCTCATAAGAAGCTTGATGATAGCGATGCCGGCTGCACCTGCACCATTGGCGACAACTTTAATGTCTTCGATTTTCTTGCCCACAACTTTTAGAGCATTGATCAAGCCAGCTAAGGTTACTACAGCGGTTCCGTGTTGATCATCGTGAAAGATCGGGCCTTTGAAGATTCCGCGGGTTTTAAGTTTTTCTTCGATATCAAAGCACTCTGGAGCTTTGATATCTTCCAAGTTAACGCCACCGAAGGTGGGTGCGGTTAATTCAACGATCTCAACAATTTTATCCACATCTGTAGTGTTTACGCAAAGAGGAAATGCGTCAACATCTCCAAACGCTTTGAAGAGAAGTGATTTTCCTTCCATAACAGGCATGGATGCCGCGGCACCCAGATTGCCAAGGCCTAATATAGCCGTTCCATTAGAAACAATGCTGACATAGTTGGCATGATTGGTGTAGATATCAAGATTTTCTAGATTTTCGGCAATTTCCTTGACAGGCTCTGCCACTCCTGGAGAGTAGGCAAGTGTAAGGTCATCCCGGTCTTTGGCTGGGACAGTAACACGTACTTCAAGTTTACCCGGTTGCACTTTGTGGAATTCTAAAGCCTCTTCACGTAAGTTTTTAATACGACTCATTTAGACATCCCCTCTCATTTTCGATTAAAGGATAGTATATGTTTTGCCTGAAAATCAATTTAAATGCATAACCTTAGGACATAAAATGAAACGTTGTTTCGAAGTTCTTCAATAGTGGCGGTCGCTTCTGAAGAAGCGACCTGCCACTATTGAGTTTATGCATGAAGTACGATGTTCATGACCGCTTATTTGCCGGCATTTTTAGCATCAATTTCAGCTTGAGACGCTAAGATATCCTTTGCATTAAGATAAACAGGGGTGTCTACCATTTTTCCATTTAAGGAAACGGCAGCTTTACCTTTGGCCAGACCTTCTTCTTCAAAGACCTTAACTACATCTTGAGCCCATTTAACATCAGCAGGATCTGGAGCATACAGTCTGTTGGAAGGTTCAACTTGTCCTGGGTGAATGATCATGCGACCTTCATAGCCCATTTGTTTACCTTCGGCAACGTTCTTTTCAAAGGCAGGGATATTGGCGTAATCAACGAAAGGAGCGTCGATAGCAACGATTCCGGCAGCACGGCATGCTACTCCGACTTTTGAACGGCCATATTGTTGCTCAACCGCTTCATTTGTTATTTTAACACGCATGTCACGGCAATAGTCAACAGCACCAAAGATAGCATTGACATTGCGCTTGCTGGCTAAGCAGCATTCTTCAGCGTTAGCAATACCTTTAGCAGTTTCAAGAAGCATGGAAATTTTTACAGTTCCAACAGGAATTCCGCGACGCATTTCCAACTCTTCCAGTTTCCACTCCAGGCGTTGTACGTCGGCTGCACAACCGGTTTTAGCTAAGGTAACGCCATGGAGGCCAGGCCATACAATAGCTTCTAAGTCATCATTAGTTAAGCCGGTTTCCCAGTTATTGAGACGAACAAATACTTGGGCGCCACCAGTGGCACCATATTCTAAATTTTCTCTTACGATCTGACGAGCTGCTTCTTTTTCCGCAGGTGGTACAGCATCTTCTAAATCGAAGGTAATGATGTCGGCAGGAATTTCAGGTGCTTTAGCCACCATTTTAGGATTGTTTCCGGGAATGTACATAACGGATCTCATAACAGCCATGGTAGATATACCCCCTAATAATTTAATAATATTTCTAAGAGCATTTGCCCCTAGTTGCGAAGTTAATCAATGGATTGTCATCAGTTATTCGATGGCTGACCGCCACTAAATTATGATGCCACTTAGTGGCGCTAAGTCATCGAATAACCTACCTTGGTTTTCTATTTCGGTATAGATGGGGATATCCCATCTATACCGAAATAGTTTTAAGCTTATAAGCTAACCTTATTTACCTAATTTTTCTTTTAGGATCAAGGGAATATCTGTCGGTCTTTCAGCTACAAATCCACCGGCTTGGGTGATTGCTTCCATCTTGCTCTTTGCAGAACCGCGGCCACGCTCAACGATATTAGAAGCATGGGAGAAGCGTTGACCTTCCGGAGCCCAGGCACCGGCTACATAGATTACAAAAGGCTTGGTGAATTTACCGGCTGCGATAACTTCAGCACATTCTTCTTCCTGGGATCCACCGATTTCTGCGTAAACCGCTACGCCATGGGTATCAGGGTCTTCTTCAAAGAAGGGCAAGAGATCAGCCATGGAGGTACCAAGAACAGGCTCTGTTCCGGTGTGAATGACAGTACTGACGCCAAATCCACCTTCTCTAAGCACCCAGGGAATAGTTCCTGATTGCCCGCCGCTGCGTGAAAATACACCGATGTGACCTTTTTGGAAGAATTTATTAGCCCACTCCACGTTGCCGCCAAGCCATCCGACTACGGCTTCTCCCGGAGTGAGAATACCAATGGAACCCGGTCCAATCAATCTTGAACCTTTAGCCTTTGCATAAGCGATCATTTCCATAATGTCATGAATAGGAGTGCCTTCTACGCAGGGAATAATATTCTTAACCCCAGCGTCGGCGGCTTCCATAACAGCTGTTTTCAAAGCACTTCCCGGTACGAAAATTACACTGAAGTCGATATCACCCTGTTCGCGGACAATTTCCTTAACAGTATTAAATACCGGAACACTGTGAACTTCTTGTCCTGATTTTCCGGGACTTGTTCCACCGATCAGATTCGTACCATAGTCTTTCATATACTTTGTCCGCACCGAACCTTCCCGTCCGGTAATTCCTTGGACAATCACTTTGGTCTCATTATTGATCAAAATGCCCATCTTTATCCCTCATTTAAACAAATTGCTAGTTTACCTAGGGTAACTTTTCTGTAGAGTTTGTCGTGCAAATCGTTCCTTCAATCAGGCACGTTTTGCAATATATTCGTCCAAACCGGTTACAGGAACTTCAATCGTAATTGCATTATTGCCGCGGAATTTACAAGCAAATTCACAGGCCAGACATTCCGTACCAAGACGAAGAACTTCTTCCTCAGTACGATGAGCTACTGAAGCTTTGCCTTGATCGTCTATTCCAAGCAACCCTCTCGCATACTTT
Coding sequences within it:
- the ldhH gene encoding L-lactate dehydrogenase (quinone) large subunit LdhH is translated as MADARFKQEIENALDNDILRGALGRFGDVYGKNREQAYQGYDFDTLREKVVEAKGYAANHLDEMIEQFEKAATSRGAKVFHAETGEDAKKYIIELAKQQKVKNIVKSKSMASEEIHLNAALLKEGFDVQETDLGEWIVQLAGQRPSHMVMPAIHMTKEQVADTFNNNLSYTSDPVITKLVKTARQEMRKKFVEADMGISGANIAVAETGTLMMMTNEGNARLTSTWPRVHVFLVGIEKFVPKFEDAGYILQTLPRNGTAQQITSYVTMITGPNPTYYPDGSLEDKEFHIILMDNGRRKMYADEQFKQVFQCIRCAACLNVCPAFQLVGGHVYGHIYTGGIGTILTAFLNSEKDAENPQNLCLQCGKCTEVCAGKLDIPGMILEIRNRVGDKKGLPMTQKFILDVVSNRRLFHSLLRVASKAQLPFSKGQPTIRHLPFFLSGLTEKRSLPTIVDVPFRDVIKKMNQDVKNPKGTIAFFGGCLVDFVYPKIGEGVVKVLNEKGYKVTFPEGQSCCGAPASYMGDRQNARKSAIMNIEAMDAEKVDYVVSACPTCTHALIDSFKELLADDPAMLKRAEELSKKSMDFSKLLTVLGGLEEGGDGVPLKVTYHDSCHLRRKMGVIQEPRNILSNIKGVELTEMNESDRCCGFAGSYSIKFPEMSGPILERKLRNIEATGADVVAVDCPGCLMQINGGLDQTDLKVKVKHTAELLLEKRQNKK
- a CDS encoding LutC/YkgG family protein encodes the protein MGDMNFLYERFQTKLQAVSGECYRAKTLKDAEELIAQIVKEKEIESVAMVNSPIAKAMSLPEKLSDRGITVYTERYPEVTPTVGAGITEMKWAIAELGTLVQYAEDVNERLCSSFTPIHIALVQTSTLLPDIMTALATVHKEPRIPGFVGFITGPSRTSDIERVLTIGVHGPEQLIAIFIDEETGEGVSNG
- a CDS encoding NAD(P)-dependent malic enzyme, which produces MSRIKNLREEALEFHKVQPGKLEVRVTVPAKDRDDLTLAYSPGVAEPVKEIAENLENLDIYTNHANYVSIVSNGTAILGLGNLGAAASMPVMEGKSLLFKAFGDVDAFPLCVNTTDVDKIVEIVELTAPTFGGVNLEDIKAPECFDIEEKLKTRGIFKGPIFHDDQHGTAVVTLAGLINALKVVGKKIEDIKVVANGAGAAGIAIIKLLMSMGLKNVIMCDTKGAIYEGRAEGMNRWKEEIAKATNPEKYSGDLAGALVGADAFIGISAANVLNEDMIRSMAKDPIVFCQANPIPEIWPIERAFAAGAKVISTGRSDVINQINNVLAFPGMFRGAIDVRATDINDAMKVAAAYAIADIVKDEELSADYIIPSTFNPEVAPAVAAAVAKAAMDSGIARRPMDPQEVAENLKKRLANQYK
- a CDS encoding HpcH/HpaI aldolase/citrate lyase family protein, producing the protein MAVMRSVMYIPGNNPKMVAKAPEIPADIITFDLEDAVPPAEKEAARQIVRENLEYGATGGAQVFVRLNNWETGLTNDDLEAIVWPGLHGVTLAKTGCAADVQRLEWKLEELEMRRGIPVGTVKISMLLETAKGIANAEECCLASKRNVNAIFGAVDYCRDMRVKITNEAVEQQYGRSKVGVACRAAGIVAIDAPFVDYANIPAFEKNVAEGKQMGYEGRMIIHPGQVEPSNRLYAPDPADVKWAQDVVKVFEEEGLAKGKAAVSLNGKMVDTPVYLNAKDILASQAEIDAKNAGK
- a CDS encoding succinate--CoA ligase subunit alpha, whose amino-acid sequence is MGILINNETKVIVQGITGREGSVRTKYMKDYGTNLIGGTSPGKSGQEVHSVPVFNTVKEIVREQGDIDFSVIFVPGSALKTAVMEAADAGVKNIIPCVEGTPIHDIMEMIAYAKAKGSRLIGPGSIGILTPGEAVVGWLGGNVEWANKFFQKGHIGVFSRSGGQSGTIPWVLREGGFGVSTVIHTGTEPVLGTSMADLLPFFEEDPDTHGVAVYAEIGGSQEEECAEVIAAGKFTKPFVIYVAGAWAPEGQRFSHASNIVERGRGSAKSKMEAITQAGGFVAERPTDIPLILKEKLGK